GGGAATATCAATAATTACCGGACCAGGCCGGCCCGAACGGGCAATGTAGAATGCCTCGGCAATGGCCGTTGAGAGTTCTTCGACCGTCCGCGGCAGCAGCGTTTGTTTGGTGATGGCCGTCGAAATTCCAACGACATTGGTTTCTTGAAACGCATCGGTGCCGATCAGGTGTGTCGCCACCTGACCCGTGATCGCCACAATGGGTACCGAATCCATCCAGGCATCAGCCAGCCCGGTGATGAGGTTGGTCGCACCCGGCCCGGAAGTCGCAATGCACACGCCGACTTTGCCCGTGACTCGGGCATAGCCTTCGGCAGCGTGAACGGCGGCCTGTTCGTGACGAGTGAGAATGTGTTGGAGTGGCGCGTCGTAGAACGCGTCATAGAGGGGCATAATTGCACCGCCTGGATACCCAAAGACAGTGTTAACCCCGTTCCTGACGAGTGCTTGAATAACGATGTCAGCACCGCTATGCTGTGCCATATACGGTTTTCTCCTAGAGGCAAAATTAGGTGATCAGAAGCGTTTCAGCAGGACTGCCCTCCTGCTGAAACCGCCGTAGAAAATGAAAAAGCCACCTGCTCGCGTCCGGCGGCAGGTGGCTTTGAGTTTTTAACTCGTTGTTCCTAAAGCTTAGGAAGCCACCGCCGCCGTCATAATGACGCTAATAATCCCTACGATTACCAGGATTACTACAGAAGCAGTGGCCAGAGTAGACACAATCGTGTTCACGACGCCGAGCGTGGCGCTCAAGAATCCAAACCGGGTTTTCAGTGATGTTGTCTGAACAGTGTTTTGGTTGCGATTCATAAACAAGTGATTCCTTCGCGGAAGCGAAAGGCGCGTGATTGGCGCTCAGACTACTCCGCTTTTTTTGATTCAGTCAAGCAAATTCGAACCAGAGTACTGGATCTTTTATCCCGGCCTCAACATACTGACACACCCGTTTGCCAAAGTCAGAAGTCGAAATGGCCCGGTGAGCATCGGTTAAATCCGTGGTCCGAAAGCCATTATCGAGTGCCACGGAAACAGCCGTCTCGATCAATTTGGCTTCGGCTTCGAGATGAAATGAATGGCGGAGCATCATCGCCACCGACAAAATAGCGCCAATCGGATTGGCCTTTCCCTGCCCGGCAATATCGGGTGCCGAGCCATGAACCGGTTCATAGAGCCCTGAACCATCACCCAGACTGGCTGAAGGGAGCATTCCGAGCGAACCAGCCAGCACGGCGGCTTCGTCGCTTAAAATGTCGCCAAAGAGATTTTCGGTCAGCACGACGTCAAACCGCTCCGGATGCAAAATGAGCTGCATGGCACAGTTATCCACATACATATGCTCAAGGGCGATGTCTGGGTACTCACAGGCCACTTCGTTGACAATTTCGCGCCAGAGCTGGGACGTTTCCAACACATTGGCTTTATCAACCGAAGTCAATTTTTGGCGTCGTTTCCGGGCGGCTTCAAACGCAACGGTGGCCACGCGCCGGACTTCGTGTTCGTTATAGACGAGCGTGTTGAGCGCAACCCGCTCACCGGTTTCAGTCTGTGCGCGAAAGCGCGG
This genomic window from Acidobacteriota bacterium contains:
- the leuB gene encoding 3-isopropylmalate dehydrogenase; this translates as MVQTDTKHILVLPGDGIGPEVTCEALSVLKTVEDCFGHEFEISEQPIGGAALREFGEPLPAATLEAALKSDAVLLGAVGSPEFASVPFEKRPEAGLLALRQHMRTYANLRPVTSYSSLAHFSPLRSTAAVDLMIVRELTGGLYFGEPRFRAQTETGERVALNTLVYNEHEVRRVATVAFEAARKRRQKLTSVDKANVLETSQLWREIVNEVACEYPDIALEHMYVDNCAMQLILHPERFDVVLTENLFGDILSDEAAVLAGSLGMLPSASLGDGSGLYEPVHGSAPDIAGQGKANPIGAILSVAMMLRHSFHLEAEAKLIETAVSVALDNGFRTTDLTDAHRAISTSDFGKRVCQYVEAGIKDPVLWFEFA